In one window of Paludisphaera rhizosphaerae DNA:
- a CDS encoding P27 family phage terminase small subunit, whose product MKPLTVEMDGPASREWDRVVGLLGGSLTSADVGVLVSYCLSFSLVYHTRRALAPPPAPKVDKLGRKLSGKALAKAQAAEAEAPWQMTTVDGKGNPRTNPLVTVLTCATRDLAKFADALGLTPTARARVGAMAAPAEDAFDAWLKANKRG is encoded by the coding sequence GTGAAGCCCCTGACGGTCGAGATGGACGGTCCCGCCTCTCGGGAGTGGGACCGCGTCGTCGGCCTCCTGGGCGGCTCCCTGACCTCGGCCGACGTCGGGGTCCTCGTGAGCTACTGCCTCTCGTTTTCACTGGTCTATCACACGAGGCGGGCCCTGGCGCCGCCCCCCGCCCCGAAAGTCGACAAGCTGGGCCGCAAGCTCAGCGGCAAGGCGTTGGCCAAGGCCCAGGCCGCGGAGGCCGAGGCTCCCTGGCAAATGACGACCGTCGACGGCAAGGGCAACCCCCGAACCAATCCCCTGGTCACGGTCCTGACCTGTGCGACTCGCGACCTGGCCAAGTTCGCCGACGCGCTCGGCTTGACGCCCACGGCCCGCGCCCGGGTCGGCGCGATGGCAGCGCCGGCGGAGGACGCGTTCGACGCCTGGCTCAAGGCCAACAAGAGGGGCTGA